One Peromyscus eremicus chromosome 17, PerEre_H2_v1, whole genome shotgun sequence genomic window, CAACAGCACAAACATTATCACACAGTTAATTTGTTTTGCCACTAggcaaattaaaaatgtaaacaggTATTTCTAGTATGTCCCTCAGTTGAATAGGGCTAGGTAAATCAAAAAGTTGTTGAAAATACACAGCCATTACTAGGCCCAAACAAGAATTGAAACTAAAATTTTTCATTCCAGCTTCAAGGATTTGAAACCACAAGCTATTCCTCTTGTTTTCATCTAGTAAATTTTCAGTATCATATGTGCATTTAACAGTTCTGAAAAACGGACACTATTCTGTCACTTATACTAGAACCATGAAAGACAATAAACACCTGGGGGACATGGATGATGATTGCctctgtttttaacttttttcaaCTCCACACTGTGTAGTACAGAAGCTATGGGgtcatgctttgtgtgtgtgtgtgtgtgtgtgtgtgtgtgtgtgtgtgtgtgttcatatatgtgtgaaggccagaggtgaaACTTAGATGTCATTCCCCAGGATccatccaccttgtgttttgaaacTCAGGTTGACCACTGAGTTTCCAAGATCCAAatgtttctgcctccctagctTGGATCCAGCccaggatcagactcaggtcttcaTCCCTACACAATAAGCACTTGACCAACTGAGACACCCTCCAAAGCCTCTGGGCTAGTTCTAGAAAATGCTCTCCATAAGCACACATGCAAACCATACACCTGTTTAGGTGGCCTTAGATATTCTTCCCATTCCCAGAAAGTTCCAGCGAACATCTCAGCAGCTCTTTCCTGGCACAGGTGAATTTGCTGTGTGTGAGACATGCAGGCTCGGTCGGGGGAAATGCAGGAAGGCATGTCTGGATACTGAGAAGATTGCAGGAAAGTGCAAGCTGAACTTCTTCTGCTGTCGGGAGAGGATCTGAACACACCGACCAACGAACGCTCTTTGGGCCTTAGACCCGTACTGAATGGATGTCTAAGGCAAGAAATTCTGTGGCTTACCTGGTCCACAGTGGGCAAGATTCAGCTCCCTTCTCACCTCCCTTTTGTTTCTgtgcttcattttaattttaagataataaaaatcaaaacagcaaTGAATGCATTCTGCTCGCGCAATCTACTTCTACTTTACATTTCCAGAATACTTGTAAGTTAAATCTGCTCTCCAGAATTTTCTCATATGGCTCAGGGTCACCTGAAAGATCAACATTATCATTCTTATTTGTATTTGAAGAAATTGAGATGCAGGAAGACTGTTGCCTAAGGG contains:
- the LOC131894638 gene encoding beta-defensin 12, whose product is MALSRKMFYFAFALFFIIVQLPSGSWAGLEYSQSFPAGEFAVCETCRLGRGKCRKACLDTEKIAGKCKLNFFCCRERI